The following coding sequences are from one Lolium rigidum isolate FL_2022 chromosome 6, APGP_CSIRO_Lrig_0.1, whole genome shotgun sequence window:
- the LOC124662134 gene encoding F-box/kelch-repeat protein At1g57790-like, which produces MLQIISNQWKEFMDYKDSIEFFVHDSGATTVQCWSTKFPQDLFGMIYNRVPGPRSRVRFAAVCRSWFATASQHPAPPALPWLLLLPRDGDRMKRLYCPEDNQILCVPPPKGFIHHWFIGCHEGGWVASYEPGPFRIVNLFSGFEVALSEKQKWIPRSGRLCKTMIWKIIFSKPPTSSDCILAAITDDDYSLALCRVSCPDGGWIIQEQRHRVRLADIAFLNGELYGLTPRFPWSPNFRPYFKVFNLTDVDTGEGVAYRTFKWEEVKNLGDFALFLGPNCSRAVHVPEDRLGGVQRNRIYYTHRRCLGRKVVPEDELVFLAMSNDDGDPVYFREDDHYGVDMIRAVGYYARRDPDPPMWLLPPDI; this is translated from the exons ATGCTG CAAATCATCAGCAATCAGTGGAAGGAGtttatggattacaaggactctaTAGAGTTTTTCGTTCATGATAGCGGTGCAACGACGGTACAATGCTGGTCTACCAAGTTTCCCCAGGATCTCTTTGGTATGATCTACAACAGGGTGCCAGGTCCACGCAGCCGCGTGCGTTTTGCTGCTGTCTGCAGGTCGTGGTTTGCTACAGCTTCACAGCATCCCGCGCCGCCTGCACTACCGTGGCTGCTGCTGTTGCCACGTGATGGCGACAGGATGAAGCGCCTCTACTGTCCTGAGGACAACCAGATCCTGTGTGTCCCACCCCCGAAAGGTTTCATCCACCACTGGTTCATTGGCTGTCACGAAGGTGGCTGGGTTGCCTCGTATGAACCGGGCCCTTTCAGGATTGTGAACCTCTTCTCGGGCTTTGAGGTGGCGCTGTCGGAGAAGCAAAAGTGGATTCCCCGCTCTGGTCGTCTTTGCAAAACGATGATTTGGAAAATCATCTTCTCCAAACCACCCACTTCGAGCGACTGCATCCTCGCTGCCATCacggatgatgattattctcttgcGCTCTGTAGGGTTAGCTGTCCAGATGGTGGGTGGATAATACAAGAACAAAGACACAGGGTTAGGCTTGCGGATATCGCCTTCTTGAATGGCGAGCTCTATGGTCTCACGCCAAG GTTCCCGTGGTCACCCAACTTCAGACCTTACTTCAAGGTGTTTAACCTCACTGACGTCGACACCGGTGAGGGGGTGGCATATCGCACATTCAAATGGGAAGAGGTGAAAAACTTGGGTGACTTTGCCCTATTTTTGGGTCCAAATTGCTCCAGGGCTGTGCACGTACCGGAGGATAGGCTTGGCGGCGTGCAGAGGAACCGCATCTACTACACCCACCGTCGTTGCTTAGGGAGAAAGGTGGTCCCCGAGGATGAACTGGTGTTCTTGGCAATGTCCAACGATGATGGTGACCCTGTTTACTTCAGGGAAGACGACCATTATGGCGTGGATATGATCAGGGCGGTAGGATACTACGCGAGGAGAGACCCTGATCCTCCCATGTGGCTTCTCCCTCCAGATATTTAG
- the LOC124662135 gene encoding proteinaceous RNase P 1, chloroplastic/mitochondrial-like, translated as MATAAAAAAATPRRRRGKGGKGPNSDLSRTLTDCTRRGDAAAAMAAFDAAAAASGPADLLLAAHQYNQLLHLLASADHASFPAAPPAAAARRVFAHMLDAGAPPSEATITSLARAVAPSDPDEAFQLVATMHSTYGLAPRLRSYSPVLSAFRHAGNSTKAYAVEAHMISSAISPEEPELAALLEVSAKAGDTDKVYEYMHKLRRAVGCVTNDTAEALEGWFRSEEAAMAGKAEWDAHQVKDAVVANGGGCHQLGWLHTGPWTVQRVKVGMGGDCGGCGCRLASVDIDMEETHTFADSVSGLALERETKANFSQFQSSLKTWWLVAMSAQLLLAQVTGPKPVIRDN; from the exons ATGGCGACCGccgcagctgccgccgccgccacgccgcgccgccggcgcggGAAGGGCGGGAAGGGCCCCAACTCCGACCTCTCCCGCACACTCACCGACTGCACCCGCCGcggggacgccgccgccgccatggccgccttcgacgccgccgccgccgcctccggcccCGCCGACCTCCTCCTCGCCGCGCACCAGTACAaccagctcctccacctgctcgcCTCCGCCGACCAcgcctccttccccgccgccccacccgccgccgccgcgcgccgcgtgTTCGCCCACATGCTGGACGCCGGGGCGCCGCCCTccgaggccaccatcacctcgctCGCCCGCGCCGTCGCCCCCTCCGACCCCGACGAGGCCTTCCAGCTCGTCGCCACCATGCACTCAACCTACGGCCTCGCGCCGCGCCTCCGGTCCTACAGCCCCGTGCTCTCCGCATTCCGCCACGCCGGGAACTCTACCAAGGCCTACGCCGTCGAGGCCCACATGATATCCTCCGCCATCTCCCCCGAGGAGCCCGAGCTCGCCGCGCTCCTCGAGGTCAGCGCGAAGGCAGGGGACACAGACAAGGTGTACGAGTATATGCACAAGCTGAGGCGAGCCGTGGGCTGCGTCACCAACGACACCGCCGAGGCGTTGGAGGGGTGGTTCCGCAGCGAGGAGGCGGCGATGGCCGGTAAGGCCGAGTGGGACGCCCACCAGGTCAAGGATGCCGTTGTGGCGAATGGCGGCGGGTGCCATCAGCTTGGGTGGCTTCATACTGGCCCGTGGACGGTGCAGCGggtgaaggttggcatgggtggtGACTGCGGCGGATGCGGATGCCGCCTGGCGTCTGTTGATATTGATATGGAGGAGACGCATACATTTGCTGATTCTGTCTCCGGGTTGGCCCTTGAGAGGGAGACCAAAGCAAACTTCAGCCAGTTTCAG TCATCCTTAAAGACCTGGTGGTTGGTTGCCATGTCTGCACAATTATTGCTTGCTCAAGTAACTGGTCCTAAACCTGTAATCAGAGATAACTAA